Proteins encoded within one genomic window of Streptomyces sp. NBC_00523:
- a CDS encoding ROK family protein: MTARPANAHQAQLLKLLRDGGPNSRAKLGDQVDLSRSKLAVEVDRLLETGLVVADGLAASRGGRRSHNIRLAPHLRFLGVDIGATSVDVAVTNAELEVLGHLNHPMDVREGPVAVFEQVLSMAAKLRDSGLADSFDGAGIGVPGPVRFPEGVPVAPPIMPGWDGFPVREALSQELGCPVMVDNDVNLMALGEQQAGVARSVGDFLCVKIGTGIGCGIVVGSTVHRGATSSAGDIGHIQVEPGGRLCACGNRGCLEAHFSGAALARDAEDAARAGRSEELAARLEASGRLTAADVAAAAAAGDATSLVLIREGGNHVGQVIAGLVSFFNPALVVIGGGVTGLGHTLLAAVRAQVYRRSLPLATGNLPIVLGELGPAAGVTGAARLISDHLFSPA, encoded by the coding sequence ATGACGGCACGACCCGCGAACGCCCACCAGGCGCAACTGCTCAAGCTGTTGCGCGACGGTGGGCCCAACTCCCGGGCGAAGCTGGGCGATCAGGTCGACCTCTCCCGGTCCAAGCTGGCCGTCGAGGTGGACCGGCTGCTGGAGACCGGACTCGTCGTCGCCGACGGACTCGCCGCGTCCCGGGGCGGACGCCGCTCGCACAACATCCGGCTCGCCCCGCACCTGCGCTTCCTCGGCGTCGACATCGGCGCCACCTCCGTCGACGTGGCGGTCACCAACGCGGAACTGGAGGTCCTGGGCCACCTCAACCACCCCATGGACGTACGCGAAGGGCCCGTCGCGGTCTTCGAACAGGTGCTGTCCATGGCGGCGAAGCTCCGGGACTCCGGGCTCGCCGACAGCTTCGACGGCGCCGGGATCGGCGTCCCCGGACCGGTCCGCTTCCCCGAGGGCGTCCCCGTCGCACCCCCGATCATGCCCGGCTGGGACGGCTTCCCGGTCCGCGAGGCACTCAGCCAGGAGCTGGGCTGCCCGGTCATGGTCGACAACGACGTGAACCTGATGGCCCTGGGGGAGCAGCAGGCGGGCGTCGCCCGTTCCGTCGGCGACTTCCTCTGCGTCAAGATCGGTACGGGCATCGGCTGCGGCATCGTCGTCGGCTCCACCGTCCACCGGGGCGCGACGAGCAGCGCCGGCGACATCGGCCACATCCAGGTCGAACCCGGGGGCCGGCTCTGCGCCTGCGGGAACCGGGGCTGCCTGGAAGCCCACTTCAGCGGCGCCGCCCTGGCCCGCGACGCCGAGGACGCGGCCCGCGCCGGACGGTCCGAGGAGCTCGCGGCCCGCCTGGAGGCGTCCGGCCGGCTCACCGCCGCGGACGTGGCCGCCGCCGCGGCCGCCGGGGACGCCACCTCACTCGTCCTGATCCGCGAGGGCGGCAACCACGTCGGCCAGGTCATCGCGGGCCTCGTCAGCTTCTTCAACCCCGCCCTGGTGGTGATCGGCGGCGGGGTGACCGGACTCGGCCACACCCTGCTGGCCGCCGTCCGGGCCCAGGTCTACCGACGCTCCCTGCCGCTGGCCACCGGCAACCTACCGATCGTCCTGGGCGAGCTGGGACCCGCCGCCGGAGTCACCGGTGCGGCCAGGCTCATCAGCGACCACCTGTTCTCACCCGCCTGA
- a CDS encoding Gfo/Idh/MocA family protein, which translates to MAQRDQTQQESAAPPTLGIGMVGYAFMGAAHSQGWRTAGHVFDLPMRPVLAAVCGRDRTAVEAAAARHGWAAAETDWRALIAREDVQLVDICTPGDRHAEIALAALEAGKHVLCEKPLANTVAEAEAMTAAAGRAAARGRSAFVGFNYRRVPALAHARRLIAEGRLGTLRHVRAVYLQDWLTDPASPLTWRLDKDRAGSGALGDLGAHVVDLTQYLAGEPLVAVSALTETFVRERPRPAGPSAGIGGGAAAGDTGPVTVDDAAAFTGRLASGALASVEVTRMAAGRKNALRLEINGERGSLAFDLERLNELSFHDHTEPAATAGFRRVLVTEPQHPYLEAWWPPGHTLGYEHTFVHQARDVVCALGGADAPPVPSFADGLQVQRVLAAVEESAAKNSVLTPVTL; encoded by the coding sequence ATGGCTCAGAGGGATCAGACGCAGCAGGAGTCGGCGGCGCCGCCGACGCTCGGGATCGGCATGGTCGGATACGCGTTCATGGGCGCCGCCCACTCCCAGGGGTGGCGCACCGCGGGACACGTCTTCGACCTGCCGATGCGGCCGGTCCTCGCCGCGGTCTGCGGCCGCGACCGCACGGCGGTCGAGGCCGCGGCCGCACGGCACGGCTGGGCCGCCGCCGAGACCGACTGGCGCGCCCTGATCGCCCGCGAAGACGTGCAGTTGGTCGACATCTGCACCCCCGGCGACCGCCATGCGGAGATCGCACTAGCTGCCCTGGAAGCCGGCAAGCACGTCCTCTGCGAGAAGCCGCTCGCCAACACCGTGGCCGAGGCGGAGGCCATGACGGCGGCGGCCGGGCGCGCCGCCGCCCGGGGCCGCTCCGCCTTCGTGGGCTTCAACTACCGCCGGGTGCCCGCCCTCGCCCACGCCCGCCGGCTCATCGCGGAGGGCCGCCTCGGCACCCTGCGCCATGTCCGCGCCGTCTACCTCCAGGACTGGCTGACCGACCCCGCCTCCCCGCTCACCTGGCGCCTCGACAAGGACCGCGCGGGCTCCGGCGCGCTCGGCGACCTCGGGGCCCATGTGGTGGACCTGACGCAGTACCTCGCGGGGGAGCCGCTGGTCGCGGTGTCGGCGCTGACCGAGACCTTCGTACGCGAACGCCCCCGGCCCGCCGGACCGTCCGCGGGGATCGGCGGCGGGGCGGCGGCCGGGGACACCGGCCCGGTCACCGTGGACGACGCCGCCGCCTTCACCGGCCGGCTCGCCTCCGGCGCCCTGGCGTCCGTCGAGGTGACCCGGATGGCGGCCGGCCGCAAGAACGCCCTGCGCCTCGAGATCAACGGGGAGCGCGGCTCGCTCGCCTTCGACCTGGAGCGCCTCAACGAACTCTCCTTCCACGACCACACCGAACCCGCCGCCACGGCCGGCTTCCGGCGCGTCCTCGTCACCGAACCCCAGCACCCGTACCTGGAGGCGTGGTGGCCGCCGGGCCACACCCTCGGCTACGAGCACACCTTCGTCCACCAGGCCCGGGACGTGGTGTGCGCCCTCGGGGGCGCCGACGCCCCGCCCGTCCCGTCGTTCGCGGACGGCCTCCAGGTGCAGCGAGTGCTGGCCGCGGTGGAGGAGAGCGCCGCGAAGAACTCCGTCCTCACCCCCGTAACCCTCTAG
- a CDS encoding ABC transporter permease: MTHPVPTARQSGPDQGPAPVTLKKPRTGRVPALRLDLHTLSLLGILAVLVAVGGFTEPDAFLDTGNLQLVLTQASVIGVVTVGVTFVITSGGIDLSVGAMVALASVWASTVATQEYGLAGILFTAVLVGVGAGLVNGVLIAYGRVVPFIATLAMLASARGVALMITDGKTQIVTVDAVLDLGLPDSYVLGIPPLVLIFAAVTVAGWLLLNRTTFGRRTVAIGGNAEAARLAGIDVRRQRLYLYLLSGLCCGIAAFMLIILSGSGQNTAGNLYELDAIAAAIIGGTLLSGGRGTITGSVLGVLIFTTITNIFALNNLQSDVQQIAKGAIIVAAVLVQSRTARTET, from the coding sequence ATGACCCACCCCGTTCCCACGGCGCGGCAGAGCGGGCCGGACCAGGGCCCCGCCCCCGTGACCCTGAAGAAGCCCCGGACCGGGCGCGTCCCCGCGCTGCGGCTGGACCTGCACACCCTGTCCCTGCTCGGCATCCTCGCCGTGCTGGTGGCCGTCGGCGGATTCACCGAGCCGGACGCCTTCCTGGACACCGGCAACCTCCAACTCGTCCTGACCCAGGCGTCGGTGATCGGTGTCGTCACCGTCGGCGTCACCTTCGTCATCACCTCGGGCGGCATCGACCTCTCGGTCGGCGCGATGGTCGCCCTGGCCTCCGTCTGGGCGAGCACCGTCGCCACCCAGGAGTACGGGCTCGCGGGCATCCTGTTCACCGCCGTCCTCGTCGGTGTCGGCGCCGGTCTGGTCAACGGGGTGCTCATCGCGTACGGGAGGGTGGTGCCGTTCATCGCGACGCTGGCGATGCTCGCCTCGGCGCGCGGAGTCGCCCTCATGATCACCGACGGCAAGACCCAGATCGTCACCGTCGACGCGGTCCTCGACCTGGGGCTCCCGGACTCCTACGTCCTCGGCATCCCGCCGCTCGTCCTGATCTTCGCCGCGGTCACCGTCGCCGGCTGGCTGCTGCTGAACCGTACGACCTTCGGCCGCCGCACCGTCGCCATCGGCGGCAACGCCGAAGCGGCCCGGCTCGCCGGCATCGACGTCCGCAGGCAGCGGCTCTACCTCTATCTGCTGTCCGGGCTGTGCTGCGGCATCGCGGCCTTCATGCTGATCATCCTGTCGGGCTCCGGCCAGAACACCGCCGGCAACCTCTACGAACTCGACGCCATCGCCGCCGCGATCATCGGCGGCACCCTCCTCAGCGGCGGACGCGGCACCATCACCGGCTCCGTCCTCGGCGTCCTGATCTTCACCACGATCACCAACATCTTCGCGCTCAACAACCTCCAGAGCGACGTCCAGCAGATCGCCAAGGGCGCGATCATCGTCGCCGCCGTCCTCGTCCAGAGCCGCACCGCCCGCACCGAGACCTGA
- a CDS encoding bile acid:sodium symporter family protein, with the protein MSRRRIPQPPSWLPVDPYIAALIGTVVLAALLPASGPAAEVAGGASTGAVALLFFLYGARLSTAEALDGLRHWRLHLTVLACTFVVFPLLGLASAGLVPYALSPQLQSGFLFLCLVPSTIQSSIAFTSIARGNVPAAICAGSFSSIAGIFLTPLLAAALLGGSGGGFSGDALLKIGVQLLLPFALGQLLRRRIGGFLARHRKVLGLVDRGSILLVVYTAFSEGMVAGTWHQVTPARLGALLAAEAVLLALMLALTWYGAKRLGFGRADRIAIQFAGSKKSLASGLPMASVLFGAQASLAVLPLMLFHQMQLMVCAVIAKRRAREGQDAVSPETVPVS; encoded by the coding sequence ATGAGCCGCCGCCGCATCCCGCAGCCGCCGTCCTGGCTGCCGGTCGACCCGTACATAGCGGCGCTGATCGGCACCGTCGTCCTCGCGGCGCTGCTGCCCGCCTCGGGCCCGGCCGCCGAGGTGGCCGGCGGGGCCTCCACGGGCGCGGTCGCGCTCCTCTTCTTCCTGTACGGGGCGCGCCTGTCCACGGCCGAGGCGCTGGACGGGCTCCGCCACTGGCGGCTCCACCTCACGGTCCTGGCCTGCACCTTCGTCGTCTTCCCGCTGCTGGGGCTGGCGAGCGCGGGGCTTGTGCCGTACGCCCTGTCGCCGCAGCTGCAGAGCGGCTTCCTCTTCCTGTGCCTCGTCCCCTCGACCATCCAGTCCTCGATCGCCTTCACCTCGATCGCCCGGGGCAACGTCCCCGCCGCGATCTGCGCCGGGTCCTTCTCCTCGATCGCCGGGATCTTCCTCACCCCGCTCCTCGCCGCCGCGCTGCTCGGCGGCAGCGGGGGCGGGTTCTCCGGCGACGCCCTGCTGAAGATCGGCGTCCAGCTACTGCTGCCGTTCGCCCTGGGCCAGCTGCTGCGCCGCCGCATCGGGGGCTTCCTCGCCCGCCACCGCAAGGTCCTCGGCCTGGTCGACCGGGGCTCGATCCTGCTCGTCGTCTACACCGCGTTCAGCGAGGGCATGGTCGCCGGCACCTGGCACCAGGTGACCCCGGCCCGGCTCGGCGCGCTCCTCGCCGCCGAGGCGGTCCTGCTCGCGCTGATGCTCGCGTTGACCTGGTACGGGGCAAAGCGCCTCGGCTTCGGCCGGGCGGACCGCATCGCGATCCAGTTCGCCGGGTCCAAGAAGAGCCTGGCCTCCGGGCTGCCCATGGCCAGCGTCCTCTTCGGCGCCCAGGCGAGCCTGGCGGTGCTGCCGCTGATGCTCTTCCACCAGATGCAGCTGATGGTCTGCGCGGTCATCGCCAAACGGCGTGCCCGGGAGGGCCAGGACGCCGTGTCGCCCGAAACGGTGCCGGTGTCCTAG
- a CDS encoding beta-ketoacyl-ACP synthase III yields the protein MTGSRVVALGHYQPAKVLTNHDLAAMVDTSDEWITSRVGIRTRHIGGPDEPVDELAAHAAAKALAAAGLQPGDIDLVLVATSTAIDRSPSMSARVAARLGMEAPAVMDINVVCSGFTHALATADHALRAGAATRALVIGADKMGDIVDWTDRSSCVLMGDGAGAAVVVADETPDPERPGVGPVLWGSVPAMGDAVRIEGTPPRFAQEGQSVYRWATTQLPPIARKVCEKAGLTPEDLAAVVLHQANLRIIEPVARKIGAVNAVVARDVVDSGNTSAASIPMALSKLVERGEIPSGAPVLLFGFGGNLSYAGQVISCP from the coding sequence ATGACCGGCTCACGTGTCGTGGCGCTCGGCCACTACCAGCCCGCCAAGGTGCTCACCAACCATGACCTCGCGGCCATGGTCGACACCAGTGACGAGTGGATCACCAGCCGCGTCGGCATCAGGACCCGCCACATCGGCGGCCCCGACGAGCCGGTGGACGAGCTGGCCGCGCACGCGGCCGCCAAGGCACTCGCCGCGGCGGGTCTCCAGCCGGGTGACATCGACCTGGTGCTCGTCGCCACCTCCACCGCCATCGACCGCTCCCCGAGCATGTCGGCCCGGGTCGCCGCCCGCCTCGGCATGGAGGCGCCCGCGGTCATGGACATCAACGTGGTCTGCTCCGGCTTCACCCACGCCCTCGCCACCGCCGACCACGCGCTGCGGGCCGGTGCCGCCACCCGCGCCCTGGTCATCGGCGCCGACAAGATGGGCGACATCGTCGACTGGACGGATCGTTCCAGCTGCGTGCTGATGGGGGACGGCGCCGGAGCGGCCGTCGTCGTCGCCGACGAAACGCCCGACCCGGAGCGCCCCGGCGTCGGACCGGTGCTCTGGGGGTCGGTCCCCGCCATGGGGGACGCGGTCCGCATCGAGGGCACGCCGCCGCGCTTCGCGCAGGAGGGCCAGTCCGTCTACCGCTGGGCCACCACCCAGCTGCCGCCCATCGCCCGCAAGGTGTGCGAGAAGGCGGGCCTCACTCCGGAGGACCTGGCCGCGGTCGTCCTCCACCAGGCCAACCTCCGGATCATCGAGCCGGTCGCCCGGAAGATCGGGGCGGTCAACGCCGTCGTCGCGCGCGACGTGGTCGACTCCGGCAACACCTCCGCCGCGTCCATCCCCATGGCCCTGTCCAAGCTGGTCGAACGGGGCGAGATCCCCAGCGGGGCGCCGGTCCTCCTCTTCGGCTTCGGCGGCAACCTCAGCTACGCGGGACAGGTGATCAGCTGCCCGTGA
- a CDS encoding sugar ABC transporter ATP-binding protein encodes MAPQPPLLTMSGITKSFPGVRALDGVDLEVQAGEVHCLLGQNGAGKSTLIKVLAGAHQPDDGEITWRGAPAELRTPMAAMRLGIATIYQELDLVRGLSVAENVFLGHEFTSAGFVVRSRRARAEAAVLLARLGHPEIDPSRPVGELSAAQQQIVSMARALSHDVRLIVMDEPSAALDPDEVGNLFRIIASLTAEGVAVVYISHRLEEIRRIGDRVTVLKDGRAVAAGLPADTTPTHDIVALMTGRKVEYVFPPRTPPPPGRAAAAPVLTVEGLAREGEFDPVDLEVRPGEIVGLAGLVGSGRSEILETVYGARRATAGRVTVDGKALRPGSVRSAVAAGIGLAPEERKAQALLMLESVTRNVSLSTMSRYSKAGWLDRGAERRAAGEATRVLSLHPDNPDTPVRNLSGGNQQKAVLARWLLRGCRVLLLDEPTRGVDVGARAELYAVIRGLADEGLAVLLVSSEVPEVLGLADRVLVLREGRVVHTADATDLDEHRVLDLVMEGSPMS; translated from the coding sequence ATGGCTCCGCAACCACCGCTGCTCACCATGTCCGGCATCACCAAGTCCTTCCCCGGTGTCCGCGCCCTCGACGGCGTCGACCTTGAGGTCCAGGCCGGCGAAGTCCACTGCCTCCTCGGCCAGAACGGGGCCGGCAAGTCCACCCTCATCAAGGTCCTCGCCGGGGCCCACCAGCCCGACGACGGCGAGATCACCTGGCGCGGTGCGCCCGCCGAACTCAGGACGCCCATGGCCGCGATGCGCCTCGGCATCGCCACGATCTACCAGGAACTCGACCTGGTCCGGGGCCTGTCGGTCGCCGAGAACGTCTTCCTGGGCCACGAGTTCACCAGCGCCGGTTTCGTCGTCCGCTCCCGCCGCGCCCGCGCCGAGGCCGCCGTCCTGCTGGCCCGCCTCGGACACCCGGAGATCGACCCTTCCCGCCCGGTCGGTGAACTCTCCGCCGCCCAGCAGCAGATCGTGTCCATGGCCCGGGCCCTCTCGCACGACGTCCGCCTCATCGTGATGGACGAACCGTCCGCCGCGCTCGACCCCGACGAGGTCGGCAACCTCTTCCGGATCATCGCCTCGCTCACCGCCGAGGGTGTCGCCGTCGTCTACATCTCGCACCGCCTGGAGGAGATCCGCCGCATCGGCGACCGGGTGACGGTGCTCAAGGACGGCCGGGCCGTCGCCGCCGGGCTGCCCGCCGACACCACCCCGACGCACGACATCGTGGCGCTGATGACGGGCCGCAAGGTGGAGTACGTCTTCCCGCCCCGCACCCCGCCACCGCCCGGACGCGCCGCAGCCGCCCCCGTACTCACCGTCGAAGGACTGGCCAGGGAAGGGGAGTTCGACCCGGTCGACCTGGAGGTGCGGCCCGGCGAGATCGTCGGCCTCGCCGGGCTCGTCGGGTCCGGGCGCTCCGAGATCCTGGAGACGGTCTACGGAGCGCGCCGGGCCACCGCGGGCCGGGTCACCGTCGACGGGAAGGCGCTGCGGCCCGGGAGCGTGCGCTCCGCCGTCGCCGCCGGGATCGGGCTCGCCCCCGAGGAGCGCAAGGCCCAGGCCCTGCTGATGCTCGAATCCGTCACCCGCAACGTCTCGCTGTCCACCATGTCCCGCTACTCCAAGGCGGGTTGGCTGGACCGGGGTGCGGAGCGCAGGGCGGCGGGCGAGGCCACCCGGGTCCTGTCGCTCCACCCCGACAACCCGGACACGCCCGTCCGCAACCTCTCCGGCGGCAACCAGCAGAAGGCGGTCCTGGCCCGCTGGTTGCTGCGCGGCTGCCGGGTGCTGCTGCTGGACGAACCGACCCGCGGCGTCGACGTCGGCGCCCGCGCCGAGCTCTACGCCGTGATCCGAGGACTGGCCGATGAAGGGCTGGCCGTCCTGCTCGTCTCCAGCGAAGTGCCCGAAGTGCTGGGCCTCGCCGACCGGGTGCTCGTCCTGCGCGAGGGGCGTGTGGTGCACACCGCCGACGCCACGGACCTGGACGAGCACCGCGTACTCGACCTCGTGATGGAAGGGAGCCCGATGTCATGA
- a CDS encoding sugar phosphate isomerase/epimerase family protein, translated as MPRPFTLFTGQWADLPLEEVCRYARDFGYDGLELACWGDHFEVDKALADPAYLDGRRALLDKYGLKCWAVSNHLVGQAVCDHPIDERHQGILPARIWGDGVPEGVRRRAAAEMADTARAAAAFGVDTVIGFTGSSIWHLVAMFPPVPPHMIERGYEDFAERWNPVLDVFDAEGVRFAHEVHPSEIAYDYWTTHRALEAVDHRPAFGLNFDPSHFVWQDLDPVGFLYDFRDRIYHVDCKEARKRLDGRNGRLGSHLPWGDPRRGWDFVSAGHGDVPWEDVFRMLRSIGYEGPVSVEWEDAGMDRLAGAPEALASLKRYDFDPPSASFDAAFGGGD; from the coding sequence ATGCCCCGTCCCTTCACCCTCTTCACCGGCCAGTGGGCCGATCTCCCCCTGGAGGAGGTCTGCCGGTACGCCCGCGACTTCGGCTACGACGGCCTCGAACTCGCCTGCTGGGGCGACCACTTCGAGGTGGACAAGGCCCTCGCGGACCCCGCGTACCTGGACGGCCGGCGGGCCCTGCTCGACAAGTACGGCCTGAAGTGCTGGGCGGTCTCCAACCACCTGGTGGGCCAGGCCGTCTGCGATCACCCCATCGACGAACGCCACCAGGGCATCCTGCCCGCCCGCATCTGGGGCGACGGCGTGCCCGAGGGGGTACGCCGCCGGGCCGCCGCCGAGATGGCGGACACCGCGCGGGCGGCCGCCGCCTTCGGCGTGGACACCGTCATCGGCTTCACCGGCTCGTCCATCTGGCACCTGGTCGCGATGTTCCCGCCGGTCCCGCCGCACATGATCGAGCGCGGCTACGAGGACTTCGCGGAACGGTGGAACCCGGTCCTGGACGTCTTCGACGCGGAGGGCGTGCGCTTCGCCCACGAGGTGCACCCCAGCGAGATCGCGTACGACTACTGGACCACGCACCGCGCGCTCGAAGCGGTGGACCACCGCCCGGCCTTCGGGCTGAACTTCGACCCGAGCCACTTCGTCTGGCAGGACCTGGACCCGGTCGGCTTCCTGTACGACTTCCGGGACCGGATCTACCACGTGGACTGCAAGGAGGCCCGCAAGCGCCTGGACGGCCGCAACGGCCGCCTCGGCTCCCATCTGCCCTGGGGCGACCCTCGACGGGGCTGGGACTTCGTCTCCGCCGGCCACGGGGACGTGCCCTGGGAAGACGTGTTCCGCATGCTGCGGTCCATCGGCTACGAGGGCCCGGTCTCGGTGGAGTGGGAGGACGCCGGCATGGACCGGCTGGCGGGCGCACCGGAGGCGCTGGCCTCCCTGAAGCGCTACGACTTCGACCCGCCGAGCGCGTCCTTCGACGCGGCGTTCGGGGGCGGTGACTGA
- the fdhD gene encoding formate dehydrogenase accessory sulfurtransferase FdhD: MGRVTERRRTIRIRDGAVSARPDTLVAEEPLEIRLNGKPLAITMRTPGDDFALAAGFLVSEGVIGDQADVQSIVYCAGATADGVNTYNVVDVRLAPGVEVPDITLERNVYTTSSCGLCGKASLDAVRTTTRHPVADTPPLLLTPALLAGLPDRLRAAQRVFDRTGGLHAAALFSETGELMDIREDVGRHNAVDKLVGRALTDGRLPLGRSVLLVSGRASFELAQKAVMAGIPVLAAVSAPSSLAVDLAAETGLTLVGFLRGPSMNVYAGEHRIALEAG; the protein is encoded by the coding sequence ATGGGACGGGTCACCGAGCGCCGCCGCACCATCCGCATCCGGGACGGGGCCGTCTCCGCGCGTCCCGACACCCTCGTCGCCGAGGAGCCGCTGGAGATCCGGCTGAACGGGAAACCGCTCGCCATCACCATGCGCACCCCGGGCGACGATTTCGCGCTGGCGGCGGGTTTCCTGGTCAGCGAGGGCGTGATCGGTGACCAGGCAGATGTCCAGTCGATCGTGTACTGCGCGGGCGCGACCGCCGACGGGGTCAACACGTACAACGTGGTGGACGTGCGGCTCGCGCCGGGTGTCGAGGTCCCCGACATCACGCTGGAGCGCAACGTCTACACCACGTCGTCCTGCGGGCTGTGCGGCAAGGCGAGCCTGGACGCCGTCCGCACCACGACCCGGCACCCCGTCGCCGACACTCCCCCGCTGCTGCTGACCCCCGCGCTGCTGGCCGGGCTGCCCGACCGGCTGCGGGCCGCCCAGCGGGTCTTCGACCGGACCGGGGGCCTGCACGCGGCGGCGCTCTTCTCGGAGACCGGTGAGCTGATGGACATACGGGAGGACGTCGGGCGGCACAACGCGGTCGACAAGCTGGTGGGCCGGGCGCTGACGGACGGACGGCTGCCGCTGGGCCGGTCCGTCCTGCTGGTGTCGGGGCGGGCCTCGTTCGAGCTGGCGCAGAAGGCGGTGATGGCCGGGATACCGGTGCTGGCGGCCGTCTCGGCGCCCTCGTCCCTCGCCGTCGACCTGGCCGCCGAGACGGGCCTGACCCTGGTCGGCTTCCTGCGGGGGCCCTCGATGAACGTGTACGCGGGAGAGCACCGCATCGCGCTGGAGGCGGGCTGA
- a CDS encoding substrate-binding domain-containing protein, with protein MPQTSRRGLLFGTAAVSAGALLTACTSNDPKEKDAPAQSGAPAADDKPGKPVTIGFAGPQADHGWLNAINEQARSRAKKYSEVTLETTEGSNDTAAQIGQVKTLINKKVDVLVVLPADGKALTQVGLEAMRAGIPVINLDRVFASPQAYRCWVGGDNYGMGLNAGTYIGEQLKGKQNAKVVELAGIDNLELTKQRSKGFADALKNYSNIELVARQAADFTVESGQAKMAQLLQAQKKFDALWNHDDDQGVGALRAIKQAGRDEFLMVGGAGAKSAMDAIKADNSVLKATVLYPPTMAASAIDLARALGQSKGVSGLAELEIPTNLTLYSAVVTKDNVDQYLPTGFN; from the coding sequence ATGCCGCAAACCAGTCGCAGAGGGCTCCTGTTCGGCACCGCAGCCGTCTCCGCCGGCGCCCTCCTCACCGCCTGCACCAGCAACGACCCCAAGGAGAAGGACGCCCCCGCGCAGAGCGGGGCGCCCGCCGCCGACGACAAGCCGGGCAAGCCCGTCACCATCGGCTTCGCCGGACCCCAGGCCGACCACGGCTGGCTCAACGCCATCAACGAGCAGGCCAGGTCCCGGGCGAAGAAGTACTCCGAAGTCACCCTGGAGACCACCGAGGGCTCCAACGACACCGCCGCCCAGATCGGCCAGGTCAAGACCCTCATCAACAAGAAGGTCGACGTCCTGGTCGTCCTGCCCGCCGACGGCAAGGCGCTCACCCAGGTCGGCCTGGAAGCCATGCGGGCGGGCATCCCCGTCATCAACCTCGACCGCGTCTTCGCCTCCCCGCAGGCCTACCGCTGCTGGGTCGGCGGCGACAACTACGGCATGGGGCTCAACGCCGGTACGTACATCGGCGAACAGCTCAAGGGCAAGCAGAACGCCAAGGTGGTCGAGCTCGCCGGGATCGACAACCTGGAACTCACCAAGCAGCGCAGCAAGGGCTTCGCCGACGCGCTCAAGAACTACTCCAACATCGAGCTGGTGGCCCGTCAGGCGGCCGACTTCACCGTGGAGTCGGGCCAGGCGAAGATGGCGCAGCTCCTCCAGGCGCAGAAGAAGTTCGACGCCCTGTGGAACCACGACGACGACCAGGGGGTGGGCGCCCTGCGCGCGATCAAGCAGGCGGGGCGCGACGAGTTCCTGATGGTCGGCGGCGCCGGCGCCAAGTCCGCGATGGACGCCATCAAGGCCGACAACAGCGTCCTGAAGGCCACCGTCCTCTACCCGCCGACCATGGCCGCCTCCGCCATCGACCTGGCCCGTGCCCTCGGCCAGTCCAAGGGCGTGTCCGGGCTCGCCGAGCTGGAGATCCCCACCAACCTCACCCTCTACTCCGCCGTCGTCACCAAGGACAACGTCGACCAGTACCTGCCGACGGGCTTCAACTGA